From the genome of Vicia villosa cultivar HV-30 ecotype Madison, WI linkage group LG2, Vvil1.0, whole genome shotgun sequence, one region includes:
- the LOC131649623 gene encoding protein MAIN-LIKE 1-like, which yields MMLVGSTIFADKTFTLVEARYLPLFRDLRGLSSYSWASAALVTLYRHLGDASMFSCKQLGGYPTLLQERRKPRPSDNQGLPRAMRWSYRQGAIKVDAYRPILDQLTPTDVVWRPFEDHRPHRAFNELSLCLRQFGYRQYIPPVPPAYTLSNDEIAVEWISYVQSVTDVIRDTEPVGYPHETVDGYLEWYYRVDFLYSACTSCIYAQQ from the exons ATGATGTTGGTAGGTTCTACTATTTTTGCGGATAAGACATTTACTTTGGTCGAGGCCCGGTATTTGCCACTGTTTAGAGACCTACGTGGGCTTAGTTCCTACAGTTGGGCATCTGCTGCACTGGTCACTCTTTATCGCCACCTTGGAGATGCATCTATGTTTAGTTGCAAGCAACTCGGTGGATATCCTACTTTGCTACag GAAAGGAGAAAACCAAGGCCATCTGACAACCAAGGGCTTCCGCGGGCGATGAGATGGTCCTACAGGCAAGGAGCCATCAAGGTGGATGCGTATAGACCGATATTGGACCAGTTGACACCTACAGACGTCGTATGGCGCCCATTCGAGGATCATAGACCTCATCGAGCTTTTAACGAGCTATCTCT GTGTCTTCGTCAGTTTGGTTATCGCCAGTATATTCCGCCTGTACCTCCTGCATATACGCTCAGCAATGATGAGATTGCTGTGGAGTGGATTTCCTATGTCCAGAGTGTGACAGATGTGATTAGAGATACCGAGCCAGTGGGATACCCTCATGAGACGGTTGATGGATATTTAGAGTGGTATTACCGCGTGGATTTCCTATATTCCGCCTGCACCTCCTGCATATACGCTCAGCAATGA
- the LOC131649622 gene encoding uncharacterized protein LOC131649622, whose amino-acid sequence MEVPLQICRKNKTTIDTTDVFTTSERFVTREEVICWVKETGINNKVTVIIARSDTETGKRGRSNKVIFGCDKGGKYKDKSETQSATKRCGCPFKIKSTPAKDGSGWKVDVKCGVHNHGLPDRLEGHSFVGRLTTDEKQHVADLTKRHVPPRHILISLQERDPENVTRITQIYKHKSVIEAEIRGPRSEIQHLLKLIEEANYVYWSRKRDDCEVTKSYCWVLDKLKQLFVKKDVVPQVILTDRDLALMKAVEVVFPTSHNLLCRFHINKNVGMKCKEYVMKDMQETIGILVESAHWKLKQMIGNSLGDMVKVWEAMNSNLKIQIGNIRASFQKSFYEVEHAHISPFYDNMCGSVSRAALRRIAEELLRLDYVLNSREVCGCTMSTSYGLPCACDMGRLIVVGIPLQI is encoded by the exons aTGGAAGTTCCGCTCCAAATTTGTCgaaaaaacaagacaactatagatACCACTGATGTTTTCACAACTTCAGAGAGATTTGTCACACGGGAAGAAGTTATCTGTTGGGTTAAAGAGACCGGAATCAACAATAAAGTGACAGTTATTATCGCGCGTTCAGACACCGAAACAGGCAAAAGAGGAAGAAGTAACAAAGTGATATTTGGGTGCGATAAAGGTGGAAAATATAAGGATAAAAGTGAGACTCAAAGTGCTACTAAGAGATGTGGATGTCCATTCAAAATCAAATCGACTCCGGCAAAAGATGGGTCTGGATGGAAGGTTGATGTAAAatgtggagttcataatcatggTTTACCAGATAGATTAGAAGGTCATTCATTTGTTGGTAGGTTGACAACTGATGAGAAGCAGCATGTTGCTGATTTGACAAAGAGACATGTTCCGCCTAGACACATATTGATTTCTTTGCAAGAGCGAGATCCTGAGAACGTCACTCGGATCACGCAAATATACAAGCATAAGAGTGTGATTGAAGCGGAGATAAGAGGTCCAAGAAGTGAGATACAGCATTTGCTTAAGCTTATAGAGGAGGCGAACTATGTTTATTGGAGTAGGAAACGGGATGATtgtgaagtt ACAAAGAGTTATTGTTGGGTCTTGGATAAGCTGAAGcaattgtttgtgaagaaagatgTGGTTCCACAAGTGATTCTGACGGATAGAGATCTTGCTTTGATGAAAGCAGTTGAAGTTGTTTTTCCTACGTCGCATAACTTGCTATGTCGTTTTCATATTAACAAAAATGTTGGGATGAAATGCAAAGAATATGTGATGAAAGACATGCAAGAGACGATAGGCATATT gGTTGAATCTGCACATTGGAAGCTAAAGCAGATGATAGGGAACAGCCTTGGTGACATGGTCAAAGTttgggaagctatgaattctAACCTAAAAATACAAATAGGTAACATTCGAGCTTCGTTTCAAAAAAGTTTTTATGAGGTTGAGCACGCACACATTAGTCCATTTTATGATAATATGTGTGGTTCAGTATCGAGAGCTGCTTTGAGACGCATTGCAGAAGAGTTATTGAGGCTTGATTATGTGTTAAATAGTAGGGAAGTATGTGGTTGTACTATGAGCACAAGTTATGGGCTACCTTGTGCTTGTGATATGGGAAGATTGATTGTTGTTGGAATCCCATTACAAATATAA